The segment CGGGTTAGCAACAGGAACTATTATTGCTTTACTAGGTTTTGTTTTTTACAATTTTATTGGGCAAATATTTACGAAAGATCCAGACGTCTTAGAACAATTTTATCATGTTTTTTGGATTGTTTTATTAACCCAACCCATAAGTGCAATCACTTTTATTTTTGATGGAATGTTTAAAGGAATGGGAGAAATGAAATATTTAAGAAATCTCTTAATTCTTTCTACAGGATTGGTTTTTATACCAACATTATTGGTTTTTGATTATTACAATTTAAAACTAACTGCCATTTGGATAGCCTTTACACTTTGGATTATTGCTAGAGGATTACCTTTAGTTTTTAAATTTAGAAAGAAATTTTTACCACTTGCACAAAACAGTTAACTTTGATAAAAATTCAGTTTTTATGAATACAAATAGAGAGAATGGAAGTTTATACACCAACATTCAAAATAAAATTGCAACCATAGAATTTGGGCATCCTGCAAGTAATTCTTTTCCAAGTGAACTGCTAGACAGGTTAACCACAGAATTGAATTCAATTTCTAATAATAATGAAGTTTCTGTTGTTGTTTTAAAGTCTGAAGGAGAACGTGCTTTTTGTGCCGGAGCTTCTTTTGATGAATTGGTTTCCATTTCAAATTTAGAACAAGGAAAACATTTTTTCTCTGGTTTTGCAAATGTGATAAATGCTATGAGAACTTGCAAAAAGTTAATTATTGGTAGAATTCAAGGAAAAACAGTTGGAGGAGGCGTTGGTTTAGCTGCTGCTTGTGATTATGTTTTAGCAACAGAAAATGCTTCCATAAAATTATCAGAATTTACAATTGGTATTGGTCCATTTGTAATTGCACCTGCTGTAGAACGTAAAATAGGAGTTGCTGGTTTATCAGAATTAACATTAGATGCAACAAGTTGGAAAAATGCATATTGGGCAAAAGAAAAAGGCTTGTTTGCAAAAGTAGTTGAAACCCAAAAGGAGTTAGATAATGAAGTAGAAGTATTGGCAAACAAATTAGCGTCTTATAACCCTGAAGCTTTATCTCAAATGAAAAAAGTTTTATGGGAAGGAACCGAAAACTGGAAGAACTTATTAGCAGAAAGAGCATCGGTTTCTGGAGAATTAGTTTTGTCAGAATTCACAAAAAAGGCTTTAGCAAAATTTAAAAAATAGGATTGTGAAAATAGTTTCAACAAATATTGGCGAACAAAAAGAAATTGACTGGAAAGGTGAAAAAGTTACCACAGGCATTTTTAAATTTTCTGTTGATGAACCTGTTTTCTTAGATATTGAATATGTAAAAGGAGATGCAATTTGCGATAGAGAAAATCACGGTGGAATTTTACAAGCTATTTATGGGTATTCTCTAAAACATTACGATTTTTTTAAACCCCTTTATCCAGAATTAGATTGGCAATTAGGTATGTTTGGAGAAAATTTAACGATTGATGATTTAGAAGAAACTAAAATTCATCAAGGAGATGTTTTTAAAGTTGGTGATACAATTCTAGAAGTTACAGTTCAAAGAAACCCTTGTTATAAATTAGGCATTCGTTTTAACGATATGAAAATTGTAAAACAATTTTGGAATACTACTTTTTGTGGTGTTTATTTTAAAGTATTACAAACCGGTTTTGTAAAAGTGGGTGATGAGTTTGTACAAATAAAAAGCTGTCCAGAAAATCTAACGATTGCAGATTTATATGCTGCTAATAGAGTTGAAAAAGGTGTTTAACTATTTTAATATATAATTATTTATTTATTAGTAGCGTGACTTTTTTTATGAATGATTTTCTGATTATTTAAGTAATAAATTGAAGACTGTATTGTTAACAATATTTATCCCAATTCAACGTATTTATTTCCATTACAATTAAAACATATTCCATTCAAATAATAATTATATTCTCTTCGATAACCACTACCGTTACAAGTAGCACATTTTGTAGATTCAAGTTGAACGTTTTTACTATTATCTGAATACATAGGAATATTAGTATTATTATGTAATTTTTGATGGCATTCATTACATAAAGTAATCAGTGAGTCGTCAGGATAATCCCATGGTAGATTGTTGATTACATAATATTTATGATGGACTTGTAATATAATTTGTTTAGGTTTTATTTTTATATTTTTTAGTATTTCAGGTAAAATATCTCTGTCATATTTATTTTTGAATTCCGGTAATACAGAATCATACCAAGAATTTGCAATGCTCCGTTTGTATTCTTCAAGTTCCTTTGTAGTTTTCTTCTTAAACATTAAACCATTTTCAAAAATAGTAGCTTTTTGCTTGCAAATATTACAAGTACATTCATCTCTTTTTATAATTTTATTTCTTTTTTCATTCCATTCTTTGGTACTTAGTTTTTCTAAATAAGAAATATATTGTTCGGGTTTTTTATCAATTAAAGAAGAATAGCTAATATTACTCATGAAATTTTATATTATAAAGGCATTGTAAAAAATTCTTATATATTAATATAGTTAGCAAACAAGTTTAGCCCAGATTAAGCGGTTTGTTTGAGCTCTTTTTTACCTTTTTTCGAGGTAAAAAAAGCGAGTAGCGAAAGCTGGAAATAGCTTCTAAACCTTTTCTTCTTTTTTATGTAAAAAACGAGTGAGTTTCATAGAAAGATCTAACAAAATAATTTTAGCATTTCCGTTTCTTTCTATATGATACATGGCATCATTTAGCTCTTTCTCAATTTCTAGAATATTCCCAGAATGTACAAAAGGAGCAAATTTAGAAAGGTTAAACCCAGTTTTAGTTTCCATAAAAACTAAAGAATCAGATTTGTAATTCATTAATAAAGCTTGTCTAAAAAATTGTAAGCAATAGTCTAAAAAACGCTTTTGAGTTTCACGACCTGTTTTTGCAATCGTATCAGACCAAGAAATTAATTGTTGTACAACAGCAGCGTTTCCTTTTGCTTTAAAAGCGGTTCTAATCCAAGCAATAAACCATTCTTCAAAAATTAAATCGCTAGAATCATTATTTAATAAATGAAGTGCTTTGTTGTAATTTCCTTCTGCCTGATGTGCAATTTTTGTGGCTTCATTTTCAGAACATTGTTCTTTTTCTACCAATGCATTTGCAATATCTTGTTCACTTAAAACAGGAAAATGTAAAGCTTGGCAACGAGATTTTATAGTATTTATAATTTGCTCTTCGTTTTCTGTAATTAATAAGAAAACAGTCTTTTTTGGTGGTTCTTCAATTAATTTTAATAACTTATTTGCAGCTGCAATGTTCATTTTTTCAGCCATCCAAATAATCATTACTTTATAACCACCTTCGTAGCTTTTTAGTTGTAATCTTTTAACAACATCTTCTGCTTCATCAACCCCAATATTACCTTGCTTATTTTCTACACCAATGTGTTGCAGCCAATTAAATAAACTTGCATACGGTTGTTCTTCTATAAATTGACGCCAATCTTCTAAGAATAAATTACTAACAGGATGTTTTTTTACAGCTTCGTTTGTTGTTACAGGAAAAGCAAAATGTAAATCTGGGTGTTGTAACTTATTGCACTTACTATTACAAACGTCTACATCGTCAGAAAAATTACATAGCAAATATTGTGCATACGCAATTGCCATTGGTAAAGTTCCACAGCCTTCTTTACCCACAAATAATTGTGCGTGCGGAATTCTGCCGTTTTCAGCAGACACTTTTAAGTGTTTTTTAATGTGTTCTTGACCGATAATTTGGTTGAAAAGCATAAGCAAATATAAAATTACTTTATCATTAATTCATCAATTTTAGAAATCAATCTTTTAATTTATGAATTCGTTGTAAAAGATACATTGTCTTCGAAAACGTTGTATTGATTTTTAGGATTTCCATATTAAAAAGAGTAAATAAAAAGGTATTTTTGTTGAAAATAGATTTAACAAAAGATGAAAACACTAAAAGATTTTAACTTTAAGAATAAGAAAGCGTTAATTCGTGTAGATTTTAATGTGCCTTTAAATGATAAATTTGAAGTAACAGACGCTACCAGAATTCAGGCTGCAAAATCTACTATCATAGATATTTTAGAACAAGACGGAAGTTGTATCTTAATGTCTCATTTAGGACGTCCAAAAGGATTTCAAGATGAATTTTCTTTACGTCATATTGTAGAAACTGCTACAGATATTTTAGGAGTTCAAGTAAAATTTGTTGCAGATTGTATTGGTGAAAAAGTTGAAGAAGCTGTTGCCAATTTAGAATCTGGAGAAATCTTATTGTTAGAAAACTTACGTTTTTACGAAGAAGAGAAAAAAGGAGATGTTGCTTTTGCAGAAAAATTATCGAAATTAGGTGATGTTTATGTAAACGATGCATTTGGTACTGCACACAGAGCACACGCTTCAACAACAATTATTGCTCAGTTTTTTCCTGAAAACAAATGTTTTGGAAACTTATTAGCAAGGGAAATTGAAAGTATAGATAAAGTATTAAACAATTCTGAAAGACCCGTGTTAGCAATTTTAGGAGGTGCAAAAGTATCGTCTAAAATAACTGTTATTGAAAATATTTTAGATAAAGTAGATCACTTAATTATTGGTGGAGGAATGAGTTTTACTTTTATTAAAGCACAAGGAGGATCTGTTGGAAATTCTATTTGTGAAGATGATAAAATGGAATTGGCTTTAGATATTTTAAAGCAAGCAAAAGCTAAAGGAGTTGAAATTCATATTCCAATAGATGTTATTGCTGCAGATGATTTTTCTAATGATGCGAATACTCAGATTTTAGACATTACTAAAATTCCAGATGGATGGCAAGGACTTGATGCTGGACCAAAATCTAGAGAAATTTTTGATACTGTTGTTAACAAGTGTAAAACTATTTTATGGAACGGACCTTTAGGGGTTTTTGAAATGGAATCTTTTGCAGGAGGAACAATTGCTTTAGGTCATTCTATTGACAAAGCAACTAAAAACGGCGCCTTCTCTTTAGTTGGAGGTGGAGATTCTGTTGCTGCTGTTAAACAATTCGGTTTTGCAGATAAAGTAAGTTATGTTTCTACTGGTGGTGGTGCTATGTTAGAAATGTTAGAAGGAAAAACGTTACCAGGAATTAATGCTATCTTAAAATAGTCGTTTATTTGTTTAATCGTGTAATTGTTTAATAGAAATTCCGATTAACAGATAGATTTTTAAATTTCAAAACATACTATAATTTTTATAAGCGTGTAATTTTAAAAAATTACACGCTTATTGTTTTATTAAAGTTTAAGTTTTAATTTCGTGGTTCTTTTTACATTTACATAAATAAACAATCACACGTTTACACATCATAAAATGAAATACACAAAATTACCACATACAGACATAAAAGTTAGTAAAATTTGTTTAGGAACCATGACTTGGGGTAAACAAAACACGCAAGAAGAAGGTTTTGAACAAATGGATTATGCGTTAGATCAAGGAGTAAATTTCTTCGATACCGCAGAACTATATTCAGTTCCTGCAACTCCAGATACGTATGGTTCTACAGAAACAATTATTGGAAACTGGTTTAAGAAAACAGGAAATAGAGATAAAATTGTTTTAACAAGTAAAATTGCGGGTCCAGGACCTTACACTGCTCATATTAGAGAGAATGGTTTTGCTAAAGAAGCAATTATAGCCGCTGTAGAAGGCAGTTTAAAAAGATTGCAAACAGAGTATATAGATTTATATCAATTGCATTGGCCAGAACGAGGAGTTAATACTTTTGGATTGAGAGATTATCCTTATAAAACGTCAAGAAAAGAAGCAGAAAATCATAGAGAGATTTTAGAAACTTTACAAGATTTAATCAAACAAGGAAAAATAAGACAAGTAGGTTTGTCTAATGAAACTCCTTGGGGAACAATGCAATATTTGCAAACCGCAAAAGAATTGAATTTACCAAGAATGATTACCATGCAAAATTCGTATTCTTTAGTGCATAGAAGTTATGAATACGGAATGTCTGAAGTTTCTATGAGAGAAGATATTGGTTTATTGGCGTATTCTCCTTTAGCACAAGGTGTGTTAACAGGCAAATATTTAAGAGGACAAAAACCTGCAGATGCTAGAGGAATTTTATTTCCTAATTATATTTTAAGATACCAATCAGATTTGGTGCAACAAGCGGTTTTACAATATGAAGCAATCGCTAAAAAACACGGAATTACTTTAACAGAACTCTCTTTAGCTTACATAAACCAGTTACCATTTGTTACTAGTAATATTATTGGAGCAACAAAAATGAGTCAGTTAAAAGAAAATATAGGAAGTATACATATTAATTTATCTGAAGAAGCTTTGAATGCTATTGAAGCAGTACATAATTTAATCCCTAATCCTGCGCCTTAGTTCAGTTGGCAGTTTAACAGTATTCAGTTGGCAGTATAAAAAAATCCGATGAAAATGAATTCAGCGGATTTTTTACTTTGTCATTCCTGCGAAAGCAGGAGTTTTTTTATGGAAATAATTTATAAATATCGTTTCGTTTCATAAAACGGGCAATTGTAATTGTTTCTTCAGAATAAAAAATTCCTAATCTATAATCACCAATTCTAATTCTATAAGCTTCTGGATGGCCAGAGATTGCTTTTACATTTTTAATGTCTGATAAATTTTCAGCTATTTTTAAATTAGCCACAACTTCAGCTAATTTCAGTTTTAACTTACTGTTTTTAATTTTGTTTACATCTTTTAAGGCCTGACGTAAATAAATAATTTCCATTATTTTAAGGCATTTAAAAACTCTTCCTCGCTAACTGTATCGGTTCTATCTGCTTGTTGCATTAAAAGTAAAAGGCCTAAATCTTCTTTTTGTTCTTGTGTTAAGCGATCTAATTGTTCTTTTTCTTTCGATTTTACAAACAATTCAATAGCTTTTTCCATCAAGGCTTTCACACTTAATCCTTCAAAAGCTGACAAAACTTTTAGTTTGGTAAGAATAGTATCATCTATTTCTATTAATTTTTTCATTTTGTATGGTTATATTTAGATAGCTATAGTACAAATATATAATATATATACTATATATAAGTGTATGTATATATAAAAAAAATCCAAAAGAATTTTCTTTTGGATTTTTTACTTAATATTTTAAAATAACGAATTTGTAAATTCGTGGTAATTTAATTACTCAACCAATTTTATAGCACTCGCTACAAATCTTCCATCTACAACATCACCCGTAATTTCTGCTTTTCTAACAACTTCACAAAAACCTGTATGTTCATCATGAGCATCGCCAAAATCATCAATATTAAAACCATCAACAAAATAAGCTTGGTTGTTAATACGAACAGCCAAACTACATCCATCTTCAGAATCTAATTCAAATTGACATTGACCACAAGAAACTTCTGCAACTTGTTTGATTTCTTTTTTGTTTCCACAAGAAAAAGCAATCATAAATAACGATAGTAAAAGTAATTTTTTCATAATTATATATTTAAAATAGTTCTCGCTACAAAATTTTTTGGTTCTCAAAAATGTACTCGAACTGACATTACATATTTTTACTCGGTTTCTGCCACATCGAGTAATTTTGATTTTCATCAAAATTGTATCGAGATGTTTTTTATTCTATTTAGTTGTTTTTTACACAACAGTAAGACTGAAAAATGGCCACTGCAAACTGCTTACTGAATATTATTTTCCTCCCCAACTATCACGTAATCCAACAGTTTTATTGAATACTAAATTGTCTGAAGTAGCATCATCATCCACATTAAAATACCCTAAACGTTGAAACTGAAAACGTTCTCCAATTTTTGCAGTTTGCAAACTTGGTTCTACAAAAGCAGTAATAATTTCTAAAGAATTCGGATTTATAAACTCCATATAATCTTTGTCTTTATGTGCGTCTGGAGCTTCATCTAAAAACAATCTATCATAAGCTCTAACTTCTGCTTTAACAGCGTGTTTTGCAGAAACCCAGTGCAAAGTACCTTTTACTTTACGTTTGCTTTCTTCAGTATCCATTCCAGATTTTGTTAATGGATCATACGTACAATGAATCACAGTAATTTCCCCATTTTCATCTTTTTCACAACTTGTTGCTGTAATAAAATAGGCATTCTTTAAACGAACTTCTTTACCTAATTTTAATCGAAAGAATTTCTTATTTGCTTCTTCTCTAAAATCTTCACGTTCAATATAAACTTCTCTAGAAAAAGGAACTTCTCTACTGCCAAAGCCCTCTTCATAATCATTATAATTAGCAATTAACATTTCCTCTTTTCCTTCCGGATAATTATCAATAATTACTTTTACAGGATCTAAAACTGCCATCACTCTTTTGGCAGTATTATTTAAATCTTCACGAATCTTAAATTCTAATAAAGCAACATCAATTACATTTTCACGTTTAGAAACACCAACAGTTTCAATAAAACTCTTTATTGCATTTGGTGTATAACCACGTCTTCTTAAACCAGAAATTGTAGGCATTCTTGGATCATCCCATCCAGAAACAATATTCTTTTCAACCAAAGTCAACAATTTACGTTTACTCATAATTGTATAACTCAAATTCAAACGAGAAAACTCGCGTTGTTTTGGCGGATTTGGAAATTCAGATTTACTGTATTCATATACATTATCTCTAAACCAATTATATAAATCTCTATGAGGTTTAAATTCTAAAGAACATAAAGAATGCGAAATTTGTTCTAAATAATCACTTTCTCCATGCGTCCAGTCATACATTGGGTAAATACACCAATCGTTACCAGTTCTGTGGTGTTCTTTGTACATAACTCTGTACATTAAAGGATCTCTTAATAGCATGTTATCACTAGCCATATCAATCTTTGCACGCAACGTATGTTCACCTTCTTTAAACTTTCCATCTTTCATTCCTTGAAACAATTCCAAGTTTTCTTCTACAGCTCTATTTCTAAAAGGACTGTTTGTTCCAACTTGAGTAGGAGTTCCTTTCTGAGCTCTCATTTCTTCAGATGATTGGCTGTCTACATACGCTTTTCCATCTTTAATCAATAAAATAGCCCAGTCATACAATTGCTGAAAATAATCTGAAGAATACAATTCATTTGCCCATTTGTAACCTAGCCAAGAAATATCATCTTTAATGGCATCTACATACTCCTGCTCTTCTTTTGCAGGGTTTGTATCGTCAAAACGTAAGTTTACTGGCGCGTTGTATCTTTCACCCAAACCAAAACTAATTCCAATTGCTTTAGTATGTCCAATATGCAAGTAACCATTAGGTTCTGGCGGAAAACGAAAACGTAAATTTTCTTTTGGCATTCCATTTGCCAAATCTTCTTCAATAATTTGCTCTAAAAAATTGAGCGATTTTTTCTCTTCAGACATCATTTATACGCTATAAATTAAGCAACAAAATTACATAAAATACTTTATAGGTATTTAGCATTTGTAACAAAATTGTAAATTCAGCATCTAATAGATAAACACAACAAACTATGAGCGATCAAATAAGAAATTACACGTGCCCAAAATGCAATAGCAAAACCTATAAATTGGGTCAAATGCGAGCAACTGGAGGTACATTATCAAAAATTTTCGATATTCAAAATCAGAAATTTACCAGTGTAACTTGTGAGCGTTGTACCTATACAGAATTTTACAAAACCAAAACCAGTGCAATTAGCAACGTTTTCGACTTTTTTACGAGTTAATTTTTGGGCGTTACTTTATCCTGAAGGCATTCAGGACCAAGGTCAGGCTTTACACTATAGTTTTTTTTATGCTGAATTTAGTTCAGCGCAAAAAAAAGCTGCCGTTTCAATCCTTAACGCAGGCATTTATTTCCATTTAAAGTCATTATAATATAATTTATAGCCTATTTTTTATCGTAAATTTGCTACTTATTAAAAAATTGTAAAAGATTAAAATATAATTAAATGGGCATAATACAGGTAAACAATATTAAACTCCATGCATTTCACGGGTGTTTAGAAGAAGAGTCTAAAATAGGTAGTGAATACAGCATTGATGTTCAGGTAGTGGCTGATTTAAGAAAATCTGCAAGAACAGACAAATTATCAGATACAGTAGATTATGTTCATTTAAACCATGTTGTAAAAGAAGAAATGGCCATTCGTTCAGAACTATTAGAAGAAGTTGCACAACGTATCTTAAATCGCTTATTTAAAGAAATTAGAAAGATTAAAAAAGCAAAAGTTTCTGTTGCAAAAATTAATCCACCAATAGGAGGAAACGTAGAAGAGGTTGTTGTAATTCTAACAAAAAAACGATAAGAGTAAAAAATACTTGTGGTAATTGTAAAATTGATTAAATTTGCAATCCTTTAAAGAAAATTAGGGTGTCTTGGCCGAGTGGCTAGGCAATGGTTTGCAAAACCATGTACAGCGGTTCGAATCCGCTAGACACCTCAAAAAAAACTTCAACCTTTGGTTGAAGTTTTTTGTTTTTCACCAACTTTAATTTAACAATACTGATTTCGTTAAACTTGGAATGTACTTATAATTATAAAAAAACAAGAAAGTCAAAATTCTATCTTCTACTCCTATTTTTTTCTGTAAAAAGGAATAATTAAAAAGTATAAATTATTTAATTTTAGTATGCTAGTCCTCCTTTTTTAAAAAAAGTTAACCCTGCCTTAGGAAATACCATTTATCAACAAATAACTAGTAAAGAGCACTTTATTTAAAGTTTATAAGCTGTAAATCAACGAATTTAAATGTCTATTTATCGAAAAATTCCATAAAAAAAAGCATTCAATAGTACTTTTGGTTAACAAACCAAACCAAACTATAAATTATGTTTTTACAGATTTTACCAGCAGACAAAGTATCAACAGTTCAATTAGTTTTCGAAAATCAATTAGTATTTGTTATTTTAGGATTAGCAATATCTGTTTTTACAATTTTGAAAATCACAAAGTTTTTAAGTCAATTAAGATTTACTTTATAATAATCAATGTATTACACTTATTTTTTGTGCTAAATTTTATGGTGTAGTGAAATTGTATGAGAAATAAATAGATATTTAAATCCGTTTAAAGGTCTTTAAATACAACTCACCTGAATTAAACAACCTTTTATCGAAAAAACAAGGTTACGAGTTGACCCTGTTGATACCTTTGAAGTATCAAATTAAAACTATAAATTATGTTTTTACAAATTTTACCAGCAGACAACATAGCAACAGTGCAATCTGTTTTTGAAAATGAATTATTATTTGTGGTTTTAGGATTATCAATATCTGTTTTCATAATTTTGAAAATTATAAAGGTTTTAAGTAAAATAAAACTTACGAGTACTTCTGCTAAACCAGGTTTTTCTTCTTAAGAAATTACTTCAATTTTTTTACTTCTTTTTTTAAGAAAATCTTTAGATAGTTCTTAACAAAAAATTATATATTTTTCTGCATCTTTGTATTCTATGTACTCATATAAAATGAGTCTTACTATCTTACAATTATTAAATAATTCTTTTCATAAGCAATTATTATAATTTTAATTTTATAGAATGAAGATTTACCCCATAGAAACTGGAAAATTTAAATTAGATGGAGGTGCAATGTTTGGCGTTGTTCCTAAAACTATTTGGCAAAAAACAAATCCGGCAGACAGCAACAATTTAATAGATATGAGCATGAGGTGCATGCTTATAGAAGATGGTAATCGATTAATTTTAATTGATACTGGATTAGGTGCTAAACAATCAGATAAATTTTTTGGCTATTATTTTCTCTTTGGAGATTTTTCTTTAGATACTTCTTTGGCAAAATATGGTTTTCATAGAGATGATATTACAGATGTTTTTTTAACCCATCTTCATTTTGATCATTGTGGTGGCGTTATAGAATGGAACTCTACTAAAACATTATTACAACCCGCTTTTAAAAATGCACTATTTTGGTCTAATCAAAATCATTGGAAATGGGCTACAGAACCAAATCCAAGAGAAAAAGCATCCTTTTTAAAAGAAAATATAAACCCAATAAAAGAAAGTGGACAACTAAACTTTATCCACAGAAATGCAAAAGACCAAATTGGTTTTGATGTATTATTTATGGATGGTCATACAGAAAAACAAATGTTACCAAAATTAAATTATCAAGGTAAAACAATTGTTTTTATGGCAGACTTATTGCCAACAGTTGGGCATATTCCTTTGCCTTATGTTATGGGTTATGATACAAGGCCTTTACTTACTATTAAAGAAAAAGCAGCTTTTTTAAATGAAGCAGCGGATCATAATTATTACCTTTTTTTAGAGCATGATGCTGCAAATGAAATCTGTACTGTAAAGCATACAGAAAAGGGAGTTAGATTAAAAAACACACATAAATTTATAGATATATTTAATTAAGAGAAGAGAGATATGAGAATTTTAAAGCCTATTTTTTATACAGCCATAGCTAGTTTAATTTTTACAAGTTGTAAATCATCAATTTCAACAATAGCTGTTCCTGCAGGGTCAGATGCAATTGTAAATGTTACCGCTAAAAAAGGAACTTTATCAGAAGATGAAAAGAACAGATGGAGTCATGCAGATTTAGAAAAAGATTCTATTCCTGGTATGAGTATTGCAAAAGCATACACTTTTTTAGAAGGTAAAAAAGGAGTAATAGTTATTGTAGGTATTGCAGATTCTGGTATAGATGTAGCGCAAGAAGATTTAAAAGAGGTTGTTTGGACAAATACAAAAGAAATTGCAGGTAATAATAAAGATGATGATAAAAATGGATATATAGATGATATTCATGGGTGGAATTTCTTAGGAAACAAAGAAGGTAAAATTGTAAATGCAGATCAATTAGAAATTACTAGAATTGTAAAAACAGGAATGAATAAATTTGGAAATAAAAAAGCATCAGAAATAGCTGAAGCTGATAAGACTGAATTTGAAGAGTTCTTAAAAATTAAAGAGGAGTTTGATAAAGTTGCCACTGCAAAACAAGAAGAAATTAGCAACTTAAAAAAGACAGAAGAGAGAATCAATCAAATTGAAGCTAGTTTTATTGCAGTCAACAAAATTGTAGGAAAAGAAAATAGTACACTAGAAGATTTAAAAGGTATTAAACCAGAAAATCCAGCAGCAGCTGCACAAATTGCAGATGTTACAAATCTTTTAAAAAACGGAATGTCTCAATCTGGAGTTAAAGAGTATAAAAAAAGACTTTCAGAGTATCTTAAAAAGCAAGAAGAAGGTAAAAGCTATGATTTAGATTTTAATGCTCGTCAAACTTTAGGAGACAATTTATATGATATAAATGATAAATTTTACGGAAACAATAATGTGATTGGTTCTAAAGATTTAGAAATTCATGGTACTCACGTTGCAGGAATTGTAGCTGCATCTAGAAATAATAATAAAGGTGTAAATGGTGTTGCTAATAATGTAAAAATTATGGCTGTAAGAGTTGTTCCTGATGGAGATGAGCATGATAAAGATATTGCCTTAGGAATTAGATATGCAGTAGATAATGGCGCAAAAGTTATTAATACAAGTTTTGGAAAAGGATATTCACCAAACAAAGAATGGGTGTATGCAGCTATAAAATATGCAGCTAAAAAAGATGTGTTAATTGTAAATGCAGCAGGTAATGATGGTGCAAATATAGATGTTAAAAAAACGTTTCCTAATGACTCTAAAGACTTATTAAGTGAAATTTCAGACAATGTTATTACAATTGGAGCAATGAGTTTGCATTATGATGAAAAATTACCAGCTTCTTTTTCTAATTATGGTAAAATTAATGTAGATGTTTTTGCACCGGGTGTAGATATTTATTCAACATTTCCTAAAGATGAATACCAAGCAATTAGTGGTACTTCTATGGCGGCTCCTTCTACTGCAGGTGTTGCTGCTTTGGTGCGTTCTTATTATCCAGAATTATCTGCAAGTCAGGTAAAACATATTTTAATGAATTCTGGAGTAAAAATCAATTTTGATGTTATTAAGCCAGGTACAAAAGATGAAAAAGTTCCTTTTGCA is part of the Polaribacter sp. SA4-10 genome and harbors:
- a CDS encoding DUF6370 family protein; its protein translation is MKKLLLLSLFMIAFSCGNKKEIKQVAEVSCGQCQFELDSEDGCSLAVRINNQAYFVDGFNIDDFGDAHDEHTGFCEVVRKAEITGDVVDGRFVASAIKLVE
- a CDS encoding type II toxin-antitoxin system RelE/ParE family toxin, encoding MEIIYLRQALKDVNKIKNSKLKLKLAEVVANLKIAENLSDIKNVKAISGHPEAYRIRIGDYRLGIFYSEETITIARFMKRNDIYKLFP
- a CDS encoding aldo/keto reductase, coding for MKYTKLPHTDIKVSKICLGTMTWGKQNTQEEGFEQMDYALDQGVNFFDTAELYSVPATPDTYGSTETIIGNWFKKTGNRDKIVLTSKIAGPGPYTAHIRENGFAKEAIIAAVEGSLKRLQTEYIDLYQLHWPERGVNTFGLRDYPYKTSRKEAENHREILETLQDLIKQGKIRQVGLSNETPWGTMQYLQTAKELNLPRMITMQNSYSLVHRSYEYGMSEVSMREDIGLLAYSPLAQGVLTGKYLRGQKPADARGILFPNYILRYQSDLVQQAVLQYEAIAKKHGITLTELSLAYINQLPFVTSNIIGATKMSQLKENIGSIHINLSEEALNAIEAVHNLIPNPAP
- the pgk gene encoding phosphoglycerate kinase; the protein is MKTLKDFNFKNKKALIRVDFNVPLNDKFEVTDATRIQAAKSTIIDILEQDGSCILMSHLGRPKGFQDEFSLRHIVETATDILGVQVKFVADCIGEKVEEAVANLESGEILLLENLRFYEEEKKGDVAFAEKLSKLGDVYVNDAFGTAHRAHASTTIIAQFFPENKCFGNLLAREIESIDKVLNNSERPVLAILGGAKVSSKITVIENILDKVDHLIIGGGMSFTFIKAQGGSVGNSICEDDKMELALDILKQAKAKGVEIHIPIDVIAADDFSNDANTQILDITKIPDGWQGLDAGPKSREIFDTVVNKCKTILWNGPLGVFEMESFAGGTIALGHSIDKATKNGAFSLVGGGDSVAAVKQFGFADKVSYVSTGGGAMLEMLEGKTLPGINAILK
- a CDS encoding enoyl-CoA hydratase/isomerase family protein, which produces MNTNRENGSLYTNIQNKIATIEFGHPASNSFPSELLDRLTTELNSISNNNEVSVVVLKSEGERAFCAGASFDELVSISNLEQGKHFFSGFANVINAMRTCKKLIIGRIQGKTVGGGVGLAAACDYVLATENASIKLSEFTIGIGPFVIAPAVERKIGVAGLSELTLDATSWKNAYWAKEKGLFAKVVETQKELDNEVEVLANKLASYNPEALSQMKKVLWEGTENWKNLLAERASVSGELVLSEFTKKALAKFKK
- a CDS encoding DNA polymerase III subunit delta', which translates into the protein MLFNQIIGQEHIKKHLKVSAENGRIPHAQLFVGKEGCGTLPMAIAYAQYLLCNFSDDVDVCNSKCNKLQHPDLHFAFPVTTNEAVKKHPVSNLFLEDWRQFIEEQPYASLFNWLQHIGVENKQGNIGVDEAEDVVKRLQLKSYEGGYKVMIIWMAEKMNIAAANKLLKLIEEPPKKTVFLLITENEEQIINTIKSRCQALHFPVLSEQDIANALVEKEQCSENEATKIAHQAEGNYNKALHLLNNDSSDLIFEEWFIAWIRTAFKAKGNAAVVQQLISWSDTIAKTGRETQKRFLDYCLQFFRQALLMNYKSDSLVFMETKTGFNLSKFAPFVHSGNILEIEKELNDAMYHIERNGNAKIILLDLSMKLTRFLHKKEEKV
- a CDS encoding MOSC domain-containing protein; this encodes MKIVSTNIGEQKEIDWKGEKVTTGIFKFSVDEPVFLDIEYVKGDAICDRENHGGILQAIYGYSLKHYDFFKPLYPELDWQLGMFGENLTIDDLEETKIHQGDVFKVGDTILEVTVQRNPCYKLGIRFNDMKIVKQFWNTTFCGVYFKVLQTGFVKVGDEFVQIKSCPENLTIADLYAANRVEKGV